Part of the Sulfurovum sp. TSL6 genome, AAATCCTATGCAGATATTTCAGCAGTGCAAGAGGGTGATGCTTGTGCTTCTTGTGGCGGTTCATTGCGTTATACCAAGGGTATAGAAGCTGGGCACATTTTCCAATTGGGTACACGATACTCTGAACCGTTAGCTGCAAATTTCTTAGATGAAAATGGCAAATCTCAGCCTATGGTCATGGGAACCTATGGTATAGGTGTCAGCCGTCTGCTTGCAGCGATCATCGAACAGAACCATGATGATAAAGGGTGTATCTGGACGAAAGAGTCTGCACCGTTTGATCTGCAGATCATCGTCTCCAATATCAAAGATGACGCACAGGTCGCATTAGGTGAAGCATTGTATGAAACGATGTTGGCCAAAGGTGTGGATGTCTTGCTTGATGAGAGAAAAGACAGATTTGGGGCTAAGATGAAGGACTATGAACTTATCGGTGTTCCGCATGCTGTGGTCATAGGTAAAAAACTGGCAGACGGTGTAGTAGAATTTATGACCAGAGATGGTATGATAAAAGAAGAAGTTCCTGCTGAAGCCATCACAGAACTATTGACAGAAAGATTTTAAATGATATTTTTAATTATACCTTTTGCTCTTATAGAACTTTACCTCTCTTTGAAGACAGGAGAAACCATAGGTTTCTTTTGGTCTGTGGTATGGATCGTACTTAGTTTTGCTCTGGGTATGATGCTTTTGCAAAAGTCATCAGAAACAATGATGGGGAATATGCAGTCTATGAAACAAGGTAAACTTGACCTTAGAAGATTTCAAAATGCAAGTATGTCTTACTTTATCGGTGCGATACTTCTTATTATCCCGGGAGTATTTTCTGACTTCTTGGGGGTTATTGCATTTTTTTACTCACTTTATTTACAATTTATTGCTAAAATAACACCTGAACGAACAACTCATTTTACAAAACAAGGAGATGACAATGTCATTGATGTCGAAATTATTGATGAGCACAGTCCTAGCGACCGCGACTCTTAGTGCAAATGCACAGCCAGATAACAAACAATTAGTTAAATATGTTAAAAGATCTGTGGTGAAAAACCCACAGGTGAAAGTAAAAGGTGTAACTGTTCTTGAATCTAAAACAGATGAAAGATTACCAGGCTGGACGATCTTGTTAACCACTATGGATCTAGAGTATCAGAAAAAAGAGATACATGCACCAGAAATGATGTTTGTGAAAGATGGACTTATCACAGGACATTTAGTGAATCTCAAAACGGGAAATGATTACAGAGATGAGATCAAACCTAGTGTCTCTCAGAGTTATTATGATGATGCACATTTATTTTTTGGTAACAAGGATGCAGAGCATAAGGTACTTATATTCTCTGATCCGCAGTGTCCATTCTGTCAAGAAATAGTACCAGAGATCTTTAAAGCATCCAAAGAGAATCCTACAAAGATTGCAGTCTATTATTATCACCTGCCGTTACTTCGTATACATCCTGTATCAGATGTACTGACACGTGTGATGCATGTGGCACAACATGAAGGGAAAATGGATGTGGTTGAAAAGATCTACTCACTTAAGATCGATCCAAGAGAAACCGATATGAAGAAGATACTTGCTGCAGTAAAAAGTCATACGGGTTATAGCGTGACTGCTGCACAGATAGAGGCAAAAGAGGTGAAAGCAGCAATGCATGCAGATGAATTGGCCGCGAGTAAAATGATGGTATCAGGTACACCTACGATCTATGTAGATGGTCAGTGGGATAAAATGCGTGATGGGTATAAAAAGCTCATAAAATAATAGAGTTAGCGTATGTATAAGGCTTTGCCTTATGCAGATATAGACAAGGGTAACAGTGGAAAAATTAATTATCGCGACAAGAGCAAGTAACCTTGCGCTTTGGCAGGCATATCACATTAAAGAAAGAATCGAAACATCGTTTCCGGAGATCACGGTAGAACTGAATGAAATTACTTCTAAAGGTGACAAGATACTGGACAAACCGCTTGCACTTATAGGGGGGAAAGGTCACTTCACCAAAGAACTTGAAGATGAAATGCTTGAAGGGAATGCAGATCTTGCAGTACATTCACTCAAGGATGTACCTACGTACATTCCTGAGGGACTGGAACTCTGTGCTATTACCACACGTCAAGATCAGAGTGATGTTCTGCTCTCCCATACCTATAAAAGTCTGGATGAACTTCCTCAAGGTGCAGTGGTTGGAACAACAAGTCTAAGAAGACGTATGCAACTGCTTGAGAAACGTCCAGACCTGAAAGTAAAAGAGCTTAGAGGAAATGTGAATACAAGACTCAGA contains:
- a CDS encoding FxsA family protein, which codes for MIFLIIPFALIELYLSLKTGETIGFFWSVVWIVLSFALGMMLLQKSSETMMGNMQSMKQGKLDLRRFQNASMSYFIGAILLIIPGVFSDFLGVIAFFYSLYLQFIAKITPERTTHFTKQGDDNVIDVEIIDEHSPSDRDS
- a CDS encoding thioredoxin domain-containing protein, with translation MSLMSKLLMSTVLATATLSANAQPDNKQLVKYVKRSVVKNPQVKVKGVTVLESKTDERLPGWTILLTTMDLEYQKKEIHAPEMMFVKDGLITGHLVNLKTGNDYRDEIKPSVSQSYYDDAHLFFGNKDAEHKVLIFSDPQCPFCQEIVPEIFKASKENPTKIAVYYYHLPLLRIHPVSDVLTRVMHVAQHEGKMDVVEKIYSLKIDPRETDMKKILAAVKSHTGYSVTAAQIEAKEVKAAMHADELAASKMMVSGTPTIYVDGQWDKMRDGYKKLIK